DNA from Amycolatopsis sp. DSM 110486:
GTCGATGCCCGTCACCGCGGCTGTCGCGGCTTCGCGGCGCGCGCGGCCGTCGTCGGTGATCTCGACCAGCGTCGTGCGGCGGTCGGTGGGGTGCGGCACGCGCTTCACGAGCCCGTCGCGCTCGAGGCGGTCGACTATGTTGGTGACACTGGTGGGGTGCAACTGCAGCCGTTCACCCATCACCCGCATCGGCAGCCGCGAGTTGCGGGCGAAGGTGAGCAGCACGAGCGCCTCGTAGCGGGCGAAGGTGAGGCCGTGCGGCTTGAGCGAGCCGTCGACCGCCGACTGGATGATCTGTTGCACCCGCATCAGTCCGGTGACCGCGGCCATGGTTCCGGCGGGACCGATCCGGTCCTCCCAGAGCTCAGCCGCACGGGCGATCGGGTCGAACGGCAGCGGTCGGTTCATGACAAACGAAGTTACCAGCGGGTACCCGGAACACGGCGATCGCCCTGCTCGCACCGCCATTGTTTTCCCCCGACGAAAGGATCCCGACATGATCGTCGCGTTCAGTGTGAGCCCCTCCGGCGGCGACCCGGACGCCGGCGTGAGCGAAGCCGTGTCCCGCGCCGTGAAGGTCGTCCGCGACAGCGGGCTGCCCAACTCCACCAACGCGATGTTCACGAACGTGGAGGGCGAATGGGACGAGGTGATGGCTGTCGTGAAGCAGGCCGTGCAAGCCGCGGGGGAGGGCTCGGCGCGCGTCGGCCTCGTCCTCAAGGCCGACATCCGCCCGGGCTACGACACGGGCCAGCTCACCGCGAAGGTCGACCGCGTGGAAGCGCACCTGCGCGAGGACTGAGCGCCTACGGCAGCGGCGGGGTGAACGCCACGGTCCACCGGCCTTCCTCCCTGGTCACCGCCAGGGAGTAGGTGAACCGCGACCCGTGCGTCACCCCGCTGACCACCGCGCGCGTCGGGGAGTGCTCGTCGGGGACGAGCTGCACGGCGATGTCGCGAACGTCCTCTTCGCCGAGCACGGCCACGTAGTCGTCGGCGAAGTCGGAGGCGCCGGAGCCCGGGTAGTCGAGCAGGTCTTCGAGCTCGCCTGAGTCGCGGGCGACCAGGGCGCTGCGCAGCGAATCACGCAGGACTACGGGCGAGGGCGCGCCCGGGTCCGGCTGGTTCGCGATGAGCACCGTGATCGCCACGACCCACGCCACGCCCACCCCGACGGCCACCGCCACGGTGGCGTTGCGCCGGCTCAGCATCACGGCCTCCCTGATCTTTCCGCCGTGAGCATGCACGAGCCGGGCGCTCCTGCCAATCGCGGCGCGACTGCGACACCCGGGCACCGGCGGTGAAATGTCCCGCCGCCCCGTGCCAGGATGGAGGGCGTGACACACCCACGCGGATCTGCAGCGAACTCAGCGGCCATGTCCGCCGCACTGTCCGGCGCGGTCGACCTGTCCGCGCTCAAGGCCCGGGCCGAAGCGTCCCGGAGCCAGCCTCCCGCGCCGCCCGCGGGTGCGGCGCCGGCCGGGAGCGGCGCGCCGTCGTCAGACGTGATCCTGGATGTGACGGAAGCCACGTTCCAGGCCGACGTCGTCGAGCGCTCGCTCAACCAGTTGGTGCTCGTGGACCTGTGGGCCGACTGGTGCGGCCCGTGCAAGCAGCTCAGCCCGGTCCTGGAGCGCCTCGCCACGGAAGCCGCCGGCGCCTGGGTCCTTGCCCGCGTCGACGTGGACGCCAACCCGCGTATCGCGCAGCTGTTCGGCGCCCAGTCGATCCCCACGGTCGTCGCGGTCGGCGGCGGCCAGCCCGTGGACGCGTTCTCCGGCGCACTGCCGGAGCCCGAGATCCGCAAGTGGCTGGACGCGCTGCTCGACGCCCTGCGCGACAAGCTCCCCGGCACCCGCGCCGCCGAGGAGGTCCGCGGCCCGATCGAGGAGCCCGAGGACCCGCGCTTCACCGAGGCCGAGGAAGCCTTCGAGCAGGGCGACTTCGCCGCCGCGCAGGCCGCCTACGAGCGCATCCTCGACGCCGAGCCCGCCAACGAGCTCGCGAAGAACGCCCTGGCCCAAGTCAAGTTCACCGCCCGCGCCGAAGCGGCCGACCCGGACGCCCGCGCCAAGGCCGACGCCGACCCGTCGAACCTCGACGCCCAGCTCGCGGCCGCCGACCTGGAGATCGCGGAGCAGGACGTGGACGCCGCGTTCACCCGCCTGATCGACACCGTCCGCCGCACCGCCGGTGACGACCGCAACCGCGTCCGCGAACACCTCGTCGCGCTGTTCGACCTCTTCGACCCGGCCGACGAGCGCGTGATGAAGGCCCGCCGCAACCTGGCGAGCGCACTGTTCTGAGCCGTTCCACGACGAAGGCCCCCGATCCGCGATCGGGGGCCTTCGTCATGTTCCTGACCCGCCAGGCGCGTTTCCAGGATGCCTGGAAACTCCGTTCACGCTGATTTCCAGCCCGCGTGGAAAACCCGCCTCCAGATGCTCAGCCGTACTGCTTCGAGCAGACAGCGGAACCCTCGAGGTAGCCGCGTCGCAGCGACTCGACCCGGTCGAAACCGCTGTCCGGCCGCTTGCCGTTCACGTCCGCCGACACCAGGCCCTCCGGGCGCAGCAGGTCGGCGATCGCCTCGTCGAGATCACCCGCCGAGAGCCGCAGGCTCCCCGGCCGGTTCGAGAACGCCGCCCAGGCGCCCACCAGACACGACGTCCGCAGCCCCGCGTTCGGGTTGTCCAGCGACGCCCCCACGCCCTTCTGGATCCCCATGGCGTACCGCGAAGCCACCTCCGCGAACGCCGCGAAGTCGCCCAGACCCGTGCTCTGCTGTCCGGACGCCTCGGCGTCGGGGTCCACGGGCTGGGCCAGCGCCGTGAGCCGCGAAACGTCGATGTTCACGGTGTTGTCGGCCGGGCAGTAAGACGCGGGCGGGGTCGACGGCCCACCCTGGCAGCTGCCGCTGCCCGGCACGATCGTCGGCGCCTTCACCCCCGCGCCGCCGAACGCCGAGTCCAGGCTCGCCTTCAGCAGCGTCAGCGTCTGCTCGGAGATCTTCGCGTCGCCCTTGCCGGTGTCCTTGCTGTCGAACGGCCGCTCCGTGAGCCGCGCCTGCACGTTCTGCGCGTTCATGCCCGCGCACTCCTTCGGGCCCTTCTCGAACCCGGACTGGAACGCGAACGTCCGGTCGAACGCCGTGCCGTGGGCCTGCCGGTCGGTGGCGCTGGTGCCGGCCTGGTCGCGGATGAAGAACATCGCGGCCATGATCTGGTCGAGGCCCTCGGCGGTGGACACCTGGTAGTACTTGCTCTTCCCCTCGGCCACCCAGCGGAAGTAGCTGCCCGCGAAGCAGTCGGCCTGCTGCTCCTTCACCACGCTCGGCGTGCTCTTCGTGATGCCGGCCTTCGGCCCGAGCCGGTACTGGATCGCGTGGCCGAACTCGTGCGCCAGCACGGTGACCACCGCCATCGGCCCGAAGCGCTGGCGCAGCATCGGCAGCAGCACGCCGCGGTCCCACGCCACCGAGTCGTCGGCGGAGCAGTAGAACGCGTTCACGAGCTTCTTCACGCTGCCGCACGCCGTCTGCTCGGTGTCGGTGCGCGAGTCGTAGGACAGCAGCGACGTCACGGGCTTGAAGTCCTGCCCGAAGTCGGTCGGGAGCGCCTCGCCCCAGAAGGCCTCGACGTCGGCGATCGCGGCCGTGGCCAGCTGGTCGTCCTGGCCGCCCTCGGCGTTCTTCACGGTCAGGTTCGGCTTCGGCGCGCCGCTCTTCAGGCCGCTGTCGAAGTGGGTCACGGGCAGGCCCGCGACGTTGCCGGCCCCGGGCGTCACCGGTCCGGCCGAACCAGTTCCGCAGGCCGCCGCGCCCAGCACCGCCACCACCGCGAGCGCCAGCAGCGCTCCCCCTCGCCTCATCACGCCCGGGACCCTACCCAGCAGTTGTGCCCGATGTGAGCGTTATCCCCGAACGGGTCGCGAGCGCGGGAACGGGCGGCCCGATATGGTCGCTGACCATGCGTGCTGTCCGCCGGTTCACCGTCCGAGCCAGCCTGCCGGAATCGCTCGCGGGGCTTGGTGCGCTCGCGACGAACCTGCGCTGGACGTGGCACCCACCGACCCGCGACCTGTTCGCGTCGATGGACGCCGAGCTCTTCAACTCCATCCGCGACCCGTTGCGGATGCTCACCGCGCTGCCGCAGGAGCGCCTGCGGGAGCTGTCCGTGGACGAGGACTTCCTGCGCCGCACCCACGAAGCCGCAGCGGAGCTGGAGCAGTACCTCACCGAGCCGCGCTGGTACCAGCGGCGCACCGACGAAGGCCTGCCCGCGGCCGTCGCGTACTTCTCGATGGAGTTCGGCGTCACCGAGGCCTTGCCCAACTACTCGGGCGGCCTCGGCGTGCTCGCGGGCGACCACCTGAAGGCGGCTTCGGACCTCGGCGTGCCGATGGTCGGCGTCGGGCTGCTCTACCGGTCGGGCTACTTCCGCCAGAGCCTGTCGCTCGACGGCTGGCAGGTCGAGCACTACCCGGTGATCGACCCCAACGCGTTCCCGCTGGAGCTGGTGACCGACGGCGGGCACGCGGTGCTCGTCGAGGTCGCCATGCCGGGCGGGCGCACGCTGCACGCGCAGATCTGGCGCGCCCGCGTGGGCCGCATCCCGTTGCTGCTGCTCGACACCGACATCGAGGCCAACGACGAGGACCTGCGCCCCGTCACCGACCGGCTGTACGGCGGCGACGCCGACCACCGCATCCGCCAGGAGATCCTCGCCGGCATCGGCGGCTTCCGGGCCGTGCGGAAGTTCTGCGAGCTCACCGGCCACCCGCAGCCGAACGTGTTCCACACCAACGAGGGCCACGCCGGGTTCCTCGGCCTCGAGCGCGCCCGCGAGATCATCCAGGCCGACCGGCTCGCCTTCGACGAGGCGCTCCCGGCCGTGCGCGCGGGCACCGTGTTCACCACCCACACGCCGGTGAGCGCCGGCATCGACCGGTTCCCCGTCGACCTCGTGCAGCGCTACTTCTCCGACGGCCGGCTCGTGCCCGACATCGACGTGCGCCGCGTGCTGCAGCTGGGTGCGGAGGACAACCCGGGCCTGTTCAACATGGCCCACATGGGTCTGCGGCTCGCCCAGCGCGCCAACGGCGTCTCGGAGCTCCACGGCCGCGTCACGCGCCGCATGTTCTCCCGCCTGTGGCCCGGGTTCGACGACGACGAGGTGCCGGTCTCGTCCATCACCAACGGCGTGCACGGGCCCACGTGGGTCGCGCGCGAGCTGAGCGCGCTGCTGGGCGGCAACCACGACGAGTTCGGCCACGAGGGCCGCACGCCGGACAGCTCGCTGCGCGACGGCGTCACCGACCAGCAGCTGTGGGAGCTGCGCCGCGAGCTGCGGGGAAAGCTCGTTGGGGAGGTACGCCGGCGCGTGCGGGCGGCATGGATGCAGCGTGGCGCTTCGGCACTCGAGCTGGGCTGGACGGAGCGCGTGTTCGACCCGGACGTGCTGACCGTCGGCTTCGCTCGCCGCGTGCCGACCTACAAGCGCCTCACGCTGATGCTGCGCGACCCCGACCGCCTGCGTGCGCTGCTGCTGGACGAGAAGCGGCCGATCCAGATCGTGATCGGCGGCAAGTCGCACCCCGCCGACGAGAACGGCAAGCAGCTCATCCAGCAGATCGTGCGGTTCGTCGACGACCCCGCCGTGCGCCACCGGATCGTCTTCCTGCCCGACTACGACATGTCCATGGCCCGGTACCTCTACCGCGGCTGCGACGTGTGGCTCAACAACCCCGTGCGGCCGCTGGAGGCGTGCGGCACGTCGGGCATGAAGTCGGCCCTCAACGGTGGCCTCAACCTCTCCATCCGCGACGGCTGGTGGGACGAGTGCTACGACGGCTCAAACGGCTGGGCCATTCCCACCGCCGACGGCGTCACGGATCCCCTGCGCCGCGACGACCTCGAGGCCGCGGCGCTCTACGACCTGCTCGGCCAGCAGATCGCGCCGCTCTACTACGACACCGACGCTTCGGGCGTCCCCTCCGGCTGGCTGTCGATGGTCTGGCACACCTTGGAGACGCTCGGTCCGCGGGTGCAGGCATCGCGCATGGTCCGCGAGTACGTGGACTCCGGCTACCTGCCCGCGTCGCGCATGGTCGCCGCCGCCGTCGACGACGGCTACCGCGGCGCCCTGTCGCTCGCCGACTACCGCACCAAGCTCGAGGTCTCGTGGCCCCGCCTGCGGATCTTCGACTCGGAACTGCTCTACGACCACTCCTCGCGCTTGGTTGTCGGCACCGAGGTCACCGTCCGTGCCCGCATCGACCTCGCCGGCCTGGACCCGTCCGAAGTGGACATCCAGGCCGTCGTCGGCCAGGTCGGCGACGGCGACGAACTCACGGACACCGTCACGGTCCCCATGCACGGAGACGGCATCGGCGCGTTCTCCGCTTCACTGCGCCTGCCCCGCGCCGGCTCGGTGGGCTACACGGTGCGGGTGCTGCCGAAGCACCCCTTGCTGGCCAGCCCGGCGGAACTGGCCCGGGTGGTGCTCGCGTAGTGCCGGCGCTGATCGCCCCCACGACCCGGCTGCACCGCGCCTGGCTCGACGCGCACGCCGAGTGGGGCCCCGGCAGCCACGAAGACGGTTTCGGACTGAAACCGGCCGACGAGGTCCGCACGGCGGCCGGGTTCGCTGCCTCGGTGGCGCGGCTGGCCGCCGAGTCGGAGGAGGTCACGTACCGGTGGATCGTCGAGGGCGACCGGGTGCTCGGCGGAATCGCGCTGCGGCACGGGTTCGACGGCTACGTGCGCCAGGCCGGCCACATCGGCTTCGGCATCCGGCCGACCGCTCGGCGGCGGGGGCTGGCCTCGTGGTCGCTGGGCCAGGTTCTCGACCAGGCGCGGAACCTCGGCATGAACCGCCTGCTGCTCGTCTGCGATCCGGGCAACACCGCTTCGATGAAGACGATCGAGTGCCTCGGCGGCGTCTTCGAGGACACCCGCGACACCGGCGGCGGTCCGGGCCGGCGCTACTGGATCGAGCCGGCGGACCCAGGCCTTTGACCGGTCACCGCCGACTCCTCCGAGGACTTACGGAACCGCCGGCGACCCACCCTCCACCACAGGCAACCCCTCAGCCGCCCACGCCCGGAACCCACCCGCGAGATCCGTAGCGTTCTTCAATCCCAACCGCTGCAGATCCGCCGCGGCCAGGCTCGACGAGTAGCCCTCGTTGCACACCACGATCGCCGTCGTGTCAGGAGTCACATCCGGCAGCCGCCAGTCGCTGTCCGGGGCGAGCCGCCACTCCAGGTGGATCCGCTCGACGACCACGGCGCCGGGGATCTCACCCTCGGCGGCGCGGTTGGCGTGCGGCCGGATGTCCACGATCAGCGCGCCTTCGGCCTGCAGCGCGGCCGCGCGCGCCGGCGGAACCCGGTCCAGGGAGGACCGGGCGCCGGCGAGGAAGTCGTCGATCGAGCTCATCGGCCGAGTATGACCGGCAGCGGCGGGATTTCGCCGGGCACGTCGGCCAGCGTCGTGTATTCGCGCGTGGGCACCAGCGGCGGCGAGTAGGCGTGGACGCTGGCGGCCGGCTCGTCGCCGAGGCCGGTGACCTGGTGCGCGCGCCCGGCGCCGAAGCCGATGCTCTCGCCCGCCTTGTGCGTGCGGCGCCGGATCGGACCGCCGGGATAGCGGTATTCCTCACCCAGCTCGCCCTGCAGCACGGTGAACGAGCCGGCCGCGCCGCCGTGATCGTGGGGCTTCGTGTGCTGGCCGGGCAGCCACGACAACAGCCACAGCTCGAGCCCGTCGGTGAGCGCGAGCCGCGCCCACCAGCGGTTTTCCTCGTCGAAGCGCAGCACCTCGCGCAGGCTGGAGGTGAGCTCGGTGGTCACGGTCTTGGTGAGGTCGGCCAGCTCACGCGGCGTCCACAGCAGGCGCTCGGGCTGCAGCAGCTGTGCCAGCAGGGGATCGGTCAGACGGGGGTGGATCTCGAAGTCGGGACGGGTGATCGACGTGGTCAACGCGGGTGCTCCTCAAGCAGGGGTGACGGCTGGCAAGACGGCACAGCGCGGCACGAAACCCGCGTTCAGCAGGCGTGCCGCGCTCGCGTACACCCGCACGAGGCCACGAGGAGCAGGTCGATCGTGCGCCGGCGCCAGAACGAGCCCCGGGCTGCGGGGACGGCGGCGGACGCGGACCTGGACACGTCGCCGATCGTGCCACAGCTCACGGTTTGCACGCTGCGTCGTCCCATCCGCTGGACGCCGTCGCGGGGTCACACGCGCGCGGGTGCGTTGTCAACCCCGGGCGGGTGCGGACGCGCGCGCGTGGACGGCCACAATGGGCTCGTGAGCGAGCCGATCCTGCCCAGCGACCTTGACGACCTCGTGGTGCGGATGTCCGGTGTCGGCGTCCGCCGCAGCGGAAACGACCTTCTCGCGGACCTCGACTGGAACGTCGAACTCGACGAACGATGGGTCGTGCTCGGGCCCAACGGCGCGGGCAAGACGACCCTGCTGCGGCTGGCCGCCGCGGAGCTGCACCCCACGGCCGGCACCGTCGACCTGCTCGGCGACCGCATCGGCCGCGTGAACATCTTCGACCTGCGCCCCCGCATCGGGTTCACCTCCGCCGCCATCGCCCAGCGCATCCCCGGCGACGAGCGCGTGGAAGACGTTGTTGTGAGCGCCGGCTACGCCGTGATGGGCCGCTGGCGCGAGGCCTACGACAGCCTCGACCTCAACCGTGCCGCCGAGTTGCTGGGCACGCTCGGCATCGCGCACATGGCGAAGCGCACCTTCGGCACGCTGTCCGAAGGCGAGCGCAAGCGCGTGCTGATCGCGCGTTCGCTGATGACCGACCCGGAGCTGCTGCTGCTCGACGAGCCGGCCGCCGGTCTGGACCTGGGCGGGCGCGAGGACCTCGTGGCGCGGCTGTCCGACCTCGCGATGGACCCGGACGCACCGGCCATGGTCCTCGTCACGCACCACGTCGAGGAGATCCCGCCGGGCTTCACCCACGCGTTGCTGCTGCGCGACGGGCACGCCGTGGTCGGGGGTCTGATGGACGACGTGATCACGAGCGAGAACCTGTCGAAGACGTTCGACCAGGACCTGGTGCTGCAGCGTTCGGGCGAGCGGTTCTTCGCCCGGCGCCGGTAAGTTCGGGCGTACCGGCCGGTAGCCTGCCGGCATCC
Protein-coding regions in this window:
- a CDS encoding MarR family winged helix-turn-helix transcriptional regulator encodes the protein MNRPLPFDPIARAAELWEDRIGPAGTMAAVTGLMRVQQIIQSAVDGSLKPHGLTFARYEALVLLTFARNSRLPMRVMGERLQLHPTSVTNIVDRLERDGLVKRVPHPTDRRTTLVEITDDGRARREAATAAVTGIDFGLTGLTERQVEQLTDLLTKVRRSSGDFTE
- a CDS encoding thiamine-binding protein, whose protein sequence is MIVAFSVSPSGGDPDAGVSEAVSRAVKVVRDSGLPNSTNAMFTNVEGEWDEVMAVVKQAVQAAGEGSARVGLVLKADIRPGYDTGQLTAKVDRVEAHLRED
- a CDS encoding tetratricopeptide repeat protein, with protein sequence MSAALSGAVDLSALKARAEASRSQPPAPPAGAAPAGSGAPSSDVILDVTEATFQADVVERSLNQLVLVDLWADWCGPCKQLSPVLERLATEAAGAWVLARVDVDANPRIAQLFGAQSIPTVVAVGGGQPVDAFSGALPEPEIRKWLDALLDALRDKLPGTRAAEEVRGPIEEPEDPRFTEAEEAFEQGDFAAAQAAYERILDAEPANELAKNALAQVKFTARAEAADPDARAKADADPSNLDAQLAAADLEIAEQDVDAAFTRLIDTVRRTAGDDRNRVREHLVALFDLFDPADERVMKARRNLASALF
- a CDS encoding neutral zinc metallopeptidase, with product MRRGGALLALAVVAVLGAAACGTGSAGPVTPGAGNVAGLPVTHFDSGLKSGAPKPNLTVKNAEGGQDDQLATAAIADVEAFWGEALPTDFGQDFKPVTSLLSYDSRTDTEQTACGSVKKLVNAFYCSADDSVAWDRGVLLPMLRQRFGPMAVVTVLAHEFGHAIQYRLGPKAGITKSTPSVVKEQQADCFAGSYFRWVAEGKSKYYQVSTAEGLDQIMAAMFFIRDQAGTSATDRQAHGTAFDRTFAFQSGFEKGPKECAGMNAQNVQARLTERPFDSKDTGKGDAKISEQTLTLLKASLDSAFGGAGVKAPTIVPGSGSCQGGPSTPPASYCPADNTVNIDVSRLTALAQPVDPDAEASGQQSTGLGDFAAFAEVASRYAMGIQKGVGASLDNPNAGLRTSCLVGAWAAFSNRPGSLRLSAGDLDEAIADLLRPEGLVSADVNGKRPDSGFDRVESLRRGYLEGSAVCSKQYG
- the glgP gene encoding alpha-glucan family phosphorylase; translated protein: MRAVRRFTVRASLPESLAGLGALATNLRWTWHPPTRDLFASMDAELFNSIRDPLRMLTALPQERLRELSVDEDFLRRTHEAAAELEQYLTEPRWYQRRTDEGLPAAVAYFSMEFGVTEALPNYSGGLGVLAGDHLKAASDLGVPMVGVGLLYRSGYFRQSLSLDGWQVEHYPVIDPNAFPLELVTDGGHAVLVEVAMPGGRTLHAQIWRARVGRIPLLLLDTDIEANDEDLRPVTDRLYGGDADHRIRQEILAGIGGFRAVRKFCELTGHPQPNVFHTNEGHAGFLGLERAREIIQADRLAFDEALPAVRAGTVFTTHTPVSAGIDRFPVDLVQRYFSDGRLVPDIDVRRVLQLGAEDNPGLFNMAHMGLRLAQRANGVSELHGRVTRRMFSRLWPGFDDDEVPVSSITNGVHGPTWVARELSALLGGNHDEFGHEGRTPDSSLRDGVTDQQLWELRRELRGKLVGEVRRRVRAAWMQRGASALELGWTERVFDPDVLTVGFARRVPTYKRLTLMLRDPDRLRALLLDEKRPIQIVIGGKSHPADENGKQLIQQIVRFVDDPAVRHRIVFLPDYDMSMARYLYRGCDVWLNNPVRPLEACGTSGMKSALNGGLNLSIRDGWWDECYDGSNGWAIPTADGVTDPLRRDDLEAAALYDLLGQQIAPLYYDTDASGVPSGWLSMVWHTLETLGPRVQASRMVREYVDSGYLPASRMVAAAVDDGYRGALSLADYRTKLEVSWPRLRIFDSELLYDHSSRLVVGTEVTVRARIDLAGLDPSEVDIQAVVGQVGDGDELTDTVTVPMHGDGIGAFSASLRLPRAGSVGYTVRVLPKHPLLASPAELARVVLA
- a CDS encoding GNAT family N-acetyltransferase, with the translated sequence MPALIAPTTRLHRAWLDAHAEWGPGSHEDGFGLKPADEVRTAAGFAASVARLAAESEEVTYRWIVEGDRVLGGIALRHGFDGYVRQAGHIGFGIRPTARRRGLASWSLGQVLDQARNLGMNRLLLVCDPGNTASMKTIECLGGVFEDTRDTGGGPGRRYWIEPADPGL
- a CDS encoding rhodanese-like domain-containing protein, translating into MSSIDDFLAGARSSLDRVPPARAAALQAEGALIVDIRPHANRAAEGEIPGAVVVERIHLEWRLAPDSDWRLPDVTPDTTAIVVCNEGYSSSLAAADLQRLGLKNATDLAGGFRAWAAEGLPVVEGGSPAVP
- a CDS encoding cysteine dioxygenase family protein, with the translated sequence MTTSITRPDFEIHPRLTDPLLAQLLQPERLLWTPRELADLTKTVTTELTSSLREVLRFDEENRWWARLALTDGLELWLLSWLPGQHTKPHDHGGAAGSFTVLQGELGEEYRYPGGPIRRRTHKAGESIGFGAGRAHQVTGLGDEPAASVHAYSPPLVPTREYTTLADVPGEIPPLPVILGR
- a CDS encoding ABC transporter ATP-binding protein, translated to MSEPILPSDLDDLVVRMSGVGVRRSGNDLLADLDWNVELDERWVVLGPNGAGKTTLLRLAAAELHPTAGTVDLLGDRIGRVNIFDLRPRIGFTSAAIAQRIPGDERVEDVVVSAGYAVMGRWREAYDSLDLNRAAELLGTLGIAHMAKRTFGTLSEGERKRVLIARSLMTDPELLLLDEPAAGLDLGGREDLVARLSDLAMDPDAPAMVLVTHHVEEIPPGFTHALLLRDGHAVVGGLMDDVITSENLSKTFDQDLVLQRSGERFFARRR